One segment of bacterium DNA contains the following:
- a CDS encoding two-component system response regulator gives IPLSARILTICDVYDALTSKRIYKDAWTIEDTMANIRENAGKQFDPDLVTIFLARPADLERIQARYPG, from the coding sequence CATCCCCCTCTCCGCGCGCATCCTCACCATCTGCGACGTGTACGACGCCCTGACCAGCAAGCGCATCTACAAGGACGCCTGGACCATCGAGGACACCATGGCGAACATCCGCGAGAACGCGGGCAAGCAGTTCGACCCCGACCTGGTGACCATCTTCCTGGCCCGACCCGCCGACCTGGAGCGCATCCAGGCCCGCTACCCCGGCTGA